Proteins from one Falco naumanni isolate bFalNau1 chromosome 2, bFalNau1.pat, whole genome shotgun sequence genomic window:
- the LACC1 gene encoding purine nucleoside phosphorylase LACC1, producing the protein MVEAVLIDLFSLPANLQNIQGLLRNMLETIDKCSSIPAPFVYVMCYQNQGSDKDSEQESLLPPLRDFQNLKKKLEVVCGLTAAGALYTIKQRLDEKDLSVIKVILPPLRKDLMKVYIDHLFTAVYQFEFEDLQVASDCENLQISEPQSEGQRLPTQDVALIQREIQMYLQSLPSLKGELTILRSFLIPDEIFLHGFTTRTGGISYIPTLSSCNLFSSSKRRDPQVVVKENLRRLASVAGFNPEAFHRVKIDHANAVCIMGKTEPDSYDGIVTDQKGVTIAAPGADCIPVLFADPVRKVCGAAHSGWKGTLLGVSMATVNAMVSEYGCNVKDILVVLGPSVGPCCYKLPHESAKEFYRIDPKCVRLIDSACPYIDIRKATRILLESGGILPENIQDDSVIDQSQNITFCTACHPDKFYSHFRDGTNFGTQMGFISIKD; encoded by the exons ATGGTGGAAGCAGTATTGATAGATCTGTTCAGCCTACCAGCCAACTTGCAGAACATCCAAGGATTACTGCGTAACATGCTGGAAACTATTGATAAATGCTCTTCCATCCCAGCTCCATTTGTTTACGTCATGTGTTACCAGAATCAGGGGAGTGACAAGGACAGTGAACAAGAGTCCTTGCTTCCACCTCTGAGAGATTTTcagaatctgaagaaaaaactaGAGGTGGTATGTGGTCTGACTGCAGCTGGTGCTTTGTACACGATCAAACAAAGACTGGATGAAAAAGACCTAAGTGTCATTAAAGTTATTCTCCCTCCCTTAAGAAAAGACTTAATGAAAGTATATATAGACCATCTCTTTACAGCAGTCTACCAGTTTGAATTTGAGGATTTACAGGTGGCATCTGATTGTGAAAACCTACAGATATCTGAACCTCAGAGTGAAGGGCAAAGGCTTCCTACGCAGGACGTGGCACTTATCCAAAGAGAGATTCAGATGTACTTACAAAGCCTGCCGAGCCTGAAAGGGGAGCTCACCATCCTCAGATCTTTCCTGATCCCAG ATGAAATTTTCCTACATGGGTTCACCACAAGGACAGGTGGGATCTCCTACATACCAACTCTAAGCTCCTGCAATCTCTTCAGTAGTTCCAAGCGAAGGGACCCACAAGTTGTTGTTAAAGAAAATCTCCGCCGGCTAGCTAGTGTTGCAGGATTTAACCCAGAGGCTTTTCACAGAGTCAAG ATTGATCACGCTAATGCTGTGTGTATTATGGGAAAGACAGAGCCTGACAGCTATGATGGAATTGTTACGGATCAGAAAGGTGTTACGATagcagctcctggtgctgaTTGCATACCCGTGCTGTTTGCTGATCCTGTCAGAAAAGTCTGCGGTGCTGCTCATTCTG GATGGAAAGGCACATTGTTAGGAGTTTCTATGGCCACAGTAAATGCTATGGTATCTGAATACGGCTGTAATGTGAAAGATATCCTTGTGGTGCTGGGCCCATCTGTAGGACCTTGCTGCTACAAACTTCCTCACGAATCGGCAAAAGAATTTTACAGAATTGATCCGAAATGTGTGAGACTAATTGACTCTGCATGTCCTTACATTGATATTAGAAAAGCAACACG GATTCTTCTTGAGAGTGGTGGGATCCTTCCTGAGAACATCCAAGATGATTCTGTCATAGACCAAAGCCAAAATATCACTTTCTGTACTGCATGCCACCCTGATAAATTCTACTCTCACTTCCGTGATGGCACTAACTTTGGGACACAGATGGGTTTCATATCAATCAAAGACTGA
- the CCDC122 gene encoding coiled-coil domain-containing protein 122 isoform X1: MTTEKKDKNKSFKYENNENTPSLIEVVKQLVEKQHSQASEIENSKTVLFQLQAKFQELEKEMDSILSETKTTEREIYLQDDAIEVTKYHCENLEAEVRALYSENVKLKCDAETVQEEFEVTSARNNVYREKIKAHKHLFWEMESKMPIMIELAKKKAVVQELKTKKEELIRDLQNPEGSVIKQVQEEITLLKREITTLKEFINKKGDFLEEEKKMHAKLRKEIEVQNKRYDAILKRLHCQLNKLRSNKRQWHWNIQQLEKKAAELRKCLGVLELQSSM; this comes from the exons atgacaactgaaaaaaaggacaagaacaaaagttttaaatatgaaaataatgaaaata CTCCATCACTAATTGAAGTTGTAAAACAACTTGTAGAGAAGCAGCATTCACAAGCATCAGAGATAGAAAATAGCAAAACAGTTCTTTTCCAACTGCAG gcAAAGTTTCAGGAactagagaaagaaatggatTCCATTCTGtcagaaacaaagacaacagAAAGGGAAATATATCTGCAAGATGATGCCATAGAAGTGACCAAATATCACTGTGAAAATCTGGAGGCTGAAGTCAGAGCCCtatattctgaaaatgttaagcTCAAGTGCGATGCAGAAACAGTACAAGAAGAATTTGAGGTGACATCTGCAAGAAATAATGTGTATCGGGAAAAAATAAAGGCTCATAAACATCTCTTTTGGGAGATGGAAAGTAAAATGCCAATTATGATTGAGCTTgctaaaaagaaagctgttgtTCAAgaattaaagacaaagaaagaggAGTTAATACGAGATCTCCAGAATCCAGAAGGATCTGTTATAAAACAAGTACAG GAAGAAATTAcccttttaaaaagggaaatcaCAACACTGAAAGAATTCATTAATAAAAAAGGGGACtttctggaagaagagaaaaaaatgcatgctaAGCTTAGAAAAGAAATTGAG GTACAGAATAAAAGATATGATGCTATTCTAAAACGTTTGCATTGCCAACTAAACAAACTCCGTTCAAATAAAAGACAATGGCACTGGAACATTCAGCAGTTGGagaagaaggcagcagagctaAGGAAGTGTCTTGGAGTACTGGAGTTACAAAGTAGCATGTAA
- the CCDC122 gene encoding coiled-coil domain-containing protein 122 isoform X2, translating to MAKPNSPSLIEVVKQLVEKQHSQASEIENSKTVLFQLQAKFQELEKEMDSILSETKTTEREIYLQDDAIEVTKYHCENLEAEVRALYSENVKLKCDAETVQEEFEVTSARNNVYREKIKAHKHLFWEMESKMPIMIELAKKKAVVQELKTKKEELIRDLQNPEGSVIKQVQEEITLLKREITTLKEFINKKGDFLEEEKKMHAKLRKEIEVQNKRYDAILKRLHCQLNKLRSNKRQWHWNIQQLEKKAAELRKCLGVLELQSSM from the exons ATGGCTAAGCCAAATTCTCCATCACTAATTGAAGTTGTAAAACAACTTGTAGAGAAGCAGCATTCACAAGCATCAGAGATAGAAAATAGCAAAACAGTTCTTTTCCAACTGCAG gcAAAGTTTCAGGAactagagaaagaaatggatTCCATTCTGtcagaaacaaagacaacagAAAGGGAAATATATCTGCAAGATGATGCCATAGAAGTGACCAAATATCACTGTGAAAATCTGGAGGCTGAAGTCAGAGCCCtatattctgaaaatgttaagcTCAAGTGCGATGCAGAAACAGTACAAGAAGAATTTGAGGTGACATCTGCAAGAAATAATGTGTATCGGGAAAAAATAAAGGCTCATAAACATCTCTTTTGGGAGATGGAAAGTAAAATGCCAATTATGATTGAGCTTgctaaaaagaaagctgttgtTCAAgaattaaagacaaagaaagaggAGTTAATACGAGATCTCCAGAATCCAGAAGGATCTGTTATAAAACAAGTACAG GAAGAAATTAcccttttaaaaagggaaatcaCAACACTGAAAGAATTCATTAATAAAAAAGGGGACtttctggaagaagagaaaaaaatgcatgctaAGCTTAGAAAAGAAATTGAG GTACAGAATAAAAGATATGATGCTATTCTAAAACGTTTGCATTGCCAACTAAACAAACTCCGTTCAAATAAAAGACAATGGCACTGGAACATTCAGCAGTTGGagaagaaggcagcagagctaAGGAAGTGTCTTGGAGTACTGGAGTTACAAAGTAGCATGTAA